One genomic region from Streptomyces sp. NBC_00457 encodes:
- a CDS encoding MazG nucleotide pyrophosphohydrolase domain-containing protein translates to MSSSPADLVRAFHRAVGLDIRSTPTAVSPELAAHRGELLAEEAAEVAEVSVTGPLDRLAHELADVVYVAYGTALVHGIDLDAVIAEIHRSNMSKLGPEGHVARRADGKVLKGEHYEAPDVSGVLRRQGWAPGAA, encoded by the coding sequence ATGAGCTCTTCGCCCGCCGACCTGGTCCGTGCCTTCCATCGCGCCGTCGGGCTGGACATCCGCAGCACTCCGACCGCGGTGTCTCCCGAACTGGCCGCGCATCGGGGCGAGTTGCTCGCCGAGGAGGCCGCCGAAGTCGCCGAGGTCTCGGTCACCGGCCCGCTCGACCGGCTCGCGCACGAGCTGGCGGACGTGGTCTACGTGGCGTACGGCACGGCGCTCGTCCATGGGATCGACCTCGACGCGGTGATCGCCGAGATCCACCGCTCCAACATGAGCAAGCTGGGCCCCGAAGGCCACGTCGCCCGCAGAGCGGACGGCAAGGTCCTCAAGGGCGAGCACTACGAGGCACCGGACGTGTCGGGGGTACTGCGCCGCCAGGGGTGGGCGCCCGGCGCCGCGTGA
- a CDS encoding cation:proton antiporter, which translates to MHSAVLLIEFGSIILGLGLLGRFAGRFRLSPIPLYLLAGLAFGEGGLLPLGASEEFIATGAEIGVILLLLMLGLEYTAGDLVTNLKSHYPAGLVDGALNALPGALAALLLGWGPVAAVVLAGVTWISSSGVIAKVLGDLGRVGNRETPVILSVLVLEDLAMAVYLPIVTALVAGAGLLAGSVTLAIALGAAGLVLFVAVRYGRVISRFVSSDDPEKLLLVVLGLTILVAGVAQQLQVSAAVGAFLVGIALSGEVAEGAHTLLSPLRDLFAAVFFVFFGLHTDPASIPPVLLPALALALVTAATKIATGYWAARRAGISVKGRWRTGGALVARGEFSIVIAGLAVSAGIEPSLGPLATAYVLILVVLGPLTARYTEPVAMWWGGRRRKRRDARESPPTATDSPGVTAAADALDTGTGR; encoded by the coding sequence GTGCATTCCGCGGTCCTGCTCATCGAGTTCGGTTCCATCATCCTCGGCCTCGGCCTGCTCGGCCGGTTCGCCGGCCGCTTCCGGCTCTCACCCATCCCGCTGTACCTGCTCGCCGGGCTCGCCTTCGGCGAGGGAGGGCTGCTGCCGCTGGGCGCGAGCGAGGAGTTCATCGCCACCGGTGCCGAAATCGGCGTCATCCTGCTGCTGTTGATGCTCGGCCTGGAGTACACGGCCGGCGATCTGGTCACCAACCTCAAGTCCCACTACCCGGCCGGGCTGGTCGATGGCGCCCTGAACGCCCTGCCGGGTGCCCTGGCCGCACTGCTGCTGGGCTGGGGGCCGGTGGCCGCCGTCGTGCTGGCCGGTGTCACCTGGATCTCGTCGTCCGGGGTGATCGCGAAGGTACTCGGCGACCTGGGCAGGGTCGGCAACCGCGAGACCCCGGTCATCCTGAGCGTGCTGGTCCTGGAGGACCTGGCGATGGCGGTATACCTGCCGATCGTCACCGCGCTGGTGGCCGGGGCCGGGCTGCTGGCGGGCAGCGTGACGCTGGCGATCGCGCTGGGCGCTGCGGGGCTGGTGCTGTTCGTGGCCGTGCGGTACGGGCGGGTGATCTCCCGGTTCGTGTCGAGCGACGACCCCGAGAAGCTGCTGCTGGTGGTGCTCGGGCTGACGATCCTGGTCGCGGGCGTGGCGCAGCAGCTTCAGGTCTCCGCGGCCGTGGGCGCGTTCCTGGTCGGCATCGCGCTGTCCGGGGAGGTCGCGGAGGGCGCGCACACTCTGCTCAGCCCGTTGCGTGACCTGTTCGCCGCCGTCTTCTTCGTCTTTTTCGGGCTGCATACGGACCCCGCCAGCATCCCGCCCGTCCTGCTCCCCGCCCTCGCGCTCGCCCTCGTCACCGCCGCGACGAAGATCGCCACCGGCTATTGGGCGGCCCGGCGCGCCGGCATCTCCGTCAAGGGCCGCTGGCGCACGGGCGGCGCCCTGGTGGCCCGCGGCGAGTTCTCGATCGTCATCGCCGGGCTGGCCGTCAGCGCGGGCATCGAGCCGTCCCTGGGCCCCCTGGCGACGGCGTACGTCCTGATCCTGGTCGTCCTCGGACCACTGACCGCGCGTTACACCGAGCCGGTGGCCATGTGGTGGGGCGGCCGTAGGCGCAAGCGCCGGGACGCGCGGGAGAGTCCGCCTACGGCGACGGATTCGCCGGGGGTGACGGCTGCGGCGGATGCCTTGGATACGGGGACGGGCCGCTGA